One genomic window of Ruminococcus gauvreauii includes the following:
- the acsE gene encoding carbon monoxide dehydrogenase/acetyl-CoA synthase methytransferase subunit, which produces MAKFVTIGERIHCISPAIKEAMATRNPEAILKRAKEQLEAGATYLDVNIGPAESDGPELMQWAVKTIQENFDNVPLALDTANKAAIEAGIDVYNRSKGKPIVNSADAGDRISYIDLAAANDAIVIALCSDGPIAADNDERMVHCQTMLEHGMMLGMEPTDLWFDPLFVVVKGMQDKQMEVLEAIKMFSDMGLNSTGGLSNNSNGMPKDIRPIMDSALVAMCMMQGLTSAIVNPCDKRLMETIKSCDVFKNNTLYADSYLEL; this is translated from the coding sequence ATGGCAAAATTCGTAACTATTGGGGAAAGAATTCACTGTATTTCACCTGCAATCAAAGAAGCAATGGCTACACGTAATCCGGAAGCTATCTTAAAACGTGCGAAAGAACAGCTGGAAGCCGGAGCTACTTATCTTGACGTTAACATCGGACCTGCAGAGAGTGACGGACCGGAACTGATGCAGTGGGCTGTTAAAACAATTCAGGAGAACTTTGACAATGTTCCGCTGGCGCTTGATACAGCTAACAAAGCTGCGATCGAAGCCGGTATCGATGTATACAACAGATCAAAAGGCAAACCGATTGTCAACTCTGCAGATGCAGGCGACAGAATCAGCTATATCGATCTTGCAGCAGCAAACGATGCAATCGTAATTGCACTCTGCTCTGACGGACCGATCGCCGCTGACAATGACGAGCGTATGGTACACTGCCAGACGATGCTGGAACACGGCATGATGCTGGGCATGGAGCCTACAGACCTGTGGTTTGACCCGCTGTTTGTAGTTGTTAAAGGTATGCAGGACAAGCAGATGGAAGTTCTGGAAGCAATCAAAATGTTCAGCGATATGGGACTGAATTCCACAGGCGGACTTTCCAATAACTCCAACGGTATGCCGAAAGACATCAGACCGATCATGGACTCCGCACTCGTTGCTATGTGTATGATGCAGGGTCTTACTTCTGCTATCGTTAACCCATGCGATAAGAGACTGATGGAAACCATCAAATCCTGTGATGTTTTCAAAAACAACACACTGTATGCAGATTCCTATCTGGAACTGTAA
- the acsC gene encoding acetyl-CoA decarbonylase/synthase complex subunit gamma — translation MALSGIQIFKMTPKKNCKECGSPTCMAFSMKVAQGAVDISACPYMSEEALASLSAATAPPMKTIKVGTGEGEYTLGGETVLYRHEKTFVSKTRYAVALCSCMDDAEIDAKIAAIPVVDYERISERMQVEMVYVNYDAASGADKYVDLVKKAAATGKTLVLGCDDVEVAKAALAECKDGKPVLNGANASNYEAMSAVAKEAGVVLGVSGADLNELYDTVAALEKLDNKDLVLDVTGASIKEAFANAVQVRRAALKDEDRTFGYPSIVNTVKLAKGDKYMQEALSSVFTLKYGSIIVMEELGYAEALPLFGLRQNVFTDPQKPMKVEPGIYPLNGADENSICLTTVDFALTYFIVSGELERSGVPINMLISDAGGLSVLTAWAAGKLSSASVAKFITENVEDKIKSRKLIIPGKVAVLKGDIESKLPDWEVIVAPNEAVQLVKFLKDMQENGQL, via the coding sequence ATGGCATTATCAGGTATTCAAATATTTAAAATGACACCAAAGAAAAACTGTAAGGAGTGCGGCAGCCCGACTTGTATGGCTTTCTCCATGAAAGTTGCTCAGGGCGCAGTTGATATTTCTGCATGCCCTTATATGTCAGAAGAAGCGCTTGCTTCCTTATCAGCAGCTACTGCACCGCCAATGAAGACGATCAAGGTTGGTACAGGAGAAGGTGAATATACACTTGGCGGAGAGACAGTTCTCTACAGACATGAAAAAACTTTTGTGAGCAAGACAAGATATGCAGTGGCTCTCTGCAGCTGCATGGATGACGCTGAAATTGATGCTAAGATCGCAGCAATTCCGGTTGTTGATTACGAACGTATCAGTGAAAGAATGCAGGTTGAAATGGTTTATGTAAACTATGATGCAGCTTCAGGCGCTGATAAATACGTTGACCTTGTTAAAAAAGCAGCGGCTACAGGAAAAACTCTCGTTCTGGGATGTGATGATGTGGAAGTTGCCAAAGCTGCTCTTGCAGAATGTAAAGACGGTAAACCAGTATTAAACGGTGCAAATGCTTCCAACTACGAAGCTATGAGCGCAGTAGCCAAAGAGGCTGGTGTTGTTCTCGGTGTATCCGGAGCAGACTTAAACGAACTGTATGATACAGTTGCAGCTCTGGAGAAACTGGACAATAAAGACCTTGTTCTGGATGTAACAGGCGCAAGCATTAAAGAGGCTTTTGCAAATGCAGTTCAGGTAAGACGTGCAGCTCTGAAAGATGAAGACAGAACTTTCGGGTATCCGTCTATCGTTAACACTGTTAAACTTGCAAAAGGTGATAAGTACATGCAGGAAGCTCTGTCTTCTGTATTTACACTGAAATATGGTTCCATCATTGTTATGGAAGAACTGGGATATGCTGAAGCACTGCCGCTGTTCGGACTGCGTCAGAACGTCTTTACAGATCCTCAGAAACCAATGAAAGTTGAACCGGGCATTTATCCGCTGAACGGCGCAGATGAGAACTCGATCTGCCTGACAACAGTTGACTTTGCTCTTACATATTTCATCGTATCCGGTGAGCTGGAGAGATCCGGTGTTCCGATCAATATGCTGATCAGCGATGCAGGCGGACTTTCCGTACTGACCGCATGGGCTGCCGGAAAACTTTCTTCTGCTTCTGTGGCAAAATTCATCACAGAAAACGTTGAAGACAAGATCAAGTCCAGAAAACTGATCATTCCAGGTAAAGTTGCTGTATTGAAAGGCGATATCGAATCCAAGTTACCTGACTGGGAAGTTATCGTTGCACCGAACGAAGCAGTACAGCTGGTTAAATTCCTGAAAGACATGCAGGAGAACGGCCAGTTATAA
- the acsD gene encoding acetyl-CoA decarbonylase/synthase complex subunit delta — MPFNSKPQKFNASIKTVEIGCGDKAITLGGESVFPFYTFDGPIDNAPKVGVEITDMGLINATPELITYYGENASMADMAAKAAAMEGADFIYLSLEGGDPNGENKSIEELVAVVNEVAGATDLPLVVAGCKNVEKDSELLPKVAEALQGKNVVIMPAKEENYKAIGAAAGLAYNQKLGAESAVDINLAKQLNVVTTQLGVKADSIIMNVGTATAGYGYEYVVSTMDRIKAAALSQDDAMLQMPILTPVASETWNVKESMATEEDMPEWGSREERGISMEIMTAAADLVSGSNAVVLQHPQSVATISKMIKELV; from the coding sequence ATGCCGTTTAATTCTAAACCACAAAAGTTTAATGCATCTATCAAGACCGTTGAGATCGGATGCGGAGACAAAGCAATCACATTAGGAGGAGAAAGTGTATTTCCTTTCTACACATTTGATGGACCAATCGATAACGCACCGAAAGTTGGTGTTGAAATCACAGATATGGGCCTGATCAATGCAACACCGGAGTTGATTACATACTATGGTGAAAATGCATCCATGGCAGATATGGCAGCAAAGGCTGCAGCTATGGAAGGTGCTGATTTTATTTACCTGAGCCTGGAAGGCGGAGATCCGAACGGAGAAAACAAGTCTATTGAAGAACTCGTTGCAGTCGTGAATGAAGTTGCAGGTGCAACAGATCTTCCGTTGGTAGTTGCAGGATGTAAGAACGTTGAAAAAGATTCAGAACTGCTTCCGAAAGTGGCAGAAGCTCTGCAGGGTAAAAACGTTGTCATCATGCCTGCGAAAGAAGAAAACTACAAAGCAATTGGCGCTGCGGCAGGACTTGCTTACAACCAGAAACTGGGTGCTGAGTCTGCAGTAGATATTAACCTTGCAAAACAGCTGAACGTAGTAACCACACAGCTGGGCGTAAAAGCCGACAGCATCATCATGAATGTTGGTACTGCAACAGCAGGCTACGGTTATGAATATGTAGTTTCTACAATGGACAGAATCAAAGCAGCAGCTTTGTCACAGGATGATGCTATGCTCCAGATGCCAATTCTTACACCGGTTGCTTCCGAGACATGGAACGTAAAAGAATCCATGGCTACCGAAGAAGATATGCCGGAATGGGGTTCTAGAGAGGAAAGAGGAATCTCCATGGAAATTATGACAGCAGCAGCTGACTTAGTATCCGGATCCAATGCTGTAGTTTTACAACATCCTCAATCCGTTGCAACCATTTCAAAAATGATTAAAGAATTAGTGTAA
- the acsB gene encoding acetyl-CoA decarbonylase/synthase complex subunit alpha/beta encodes MTLFDRVFGGNDAVYGLTEGAIDGAIAQYGEDKAVSFPNTAYSLPCYYSVTGTKVTNLKELKEALGVVKTLMTRNKRLNDAFMSGVATALCAEFIEVLKYIDGAEPYAEPCYGHLGDAVIRELGVPLVTGDIPGVAVILGAAPSVEEGVELVKSYQAQGILVTLVGGIIDQCEEAGYKTGANVRVIPLGKDVTSVIHVVSVALRAALIFGNIAPGDAGNLMKYTFERVPAFVNAFKPLDDVIVACGAGAIALGFPVVTNETENIFRVPKSLIVQEDVSKFNATSLEARDIKIKITKIDIPVAFGSAFEGEIIRKGDMQVEFDGSRVDCCELVQTKELAEVEDHHFELIGKDFDEFEVGSKHSIAYVVEVAGKNMQPDFEPVFERKFHNYVNCIEGVMHTGQRDMIRVRISKDAFNAGFRAKDLAEVLYARIKSEFDAVVDKCQVKIYTNDEDCTKIRHELAIPAFDKRDERIGNMTDESVGVYYSCIMCQAFSPSHVCVVTPERLGLCGAVSWLDAKATNELDPAGPCQVITKEKVIDERIGEYEDVNEAVRKFSQGALQDVSLYSIMEKPMTSCGCFECICGIEPFSNGVCIANREYAGMTPLGMTFPELASMTGGGVQTPGFMGHGKQFISSKKFMKAEGGIERIVWMPKELKDQVAEKLNATAKELYGIDNFTDMIGDETIAEDPETLVAFLTEKGHPALSMDPMM; translated from the coding sequence GTGACATTATTTGATCGAGTATTTGGTGGAAATGATGCTGTATATGGCTTGACAGAAGGCGCAATCGACGGTGCCATCGCTCAGTACGGCGAAGACAAAGCGGTAAGCTTTCCTAATACCGCATACAGCCTGCCATGTTACTATTCAGTGACAGGTACTAAAGTAACCAACTTAAAAGAACTGAAGGAAGCCCTTGGTGTGGTAAAAACTCTGATGACAAGAAATAAACGTCTGAACGACGCTTTCATGTCAGGTGTTGCAACAGCACTGTGTGCAGAATTCATTGAAGTTCTGAAATATATCGACGGAGCAGAACCGTACGCAGAGCCTTGCTACGGACATCTTGGAGATGCTGTGATCCGTGAACTTGGTGTACCGCTTGTAACAGGCGATATCCCGGGCGTAGCCGTAATCCTCGGCGCAGCTCCTTCTGTTGAAGAAGGCGTAGAACTCGTTAAGAGCTATCAGGCACAGGGTATCCTGGTAACACTTGTCGGCGGCATCATTGACCAGTGTGAAGAGGCAGGATACAAGACAGGTGCAAACGTGCGTGTGATCCCGCTCGGAAAAGACGTGACCAGCGTAATCCACGTAGTATCTGTTGCACTGCGTGCAGCCCTTATCTTCGGTAACATTGCACCTGGAGATGCAGGAAACCTGATGAAATATACATTCGAGCGTGTACCGGCATTCGTAAACGCATTCAAACCTCTGGACGACGTGATTGTTGCATGCGGAGCAGGTGCGATCGCACTTGGATTCCCGGTAGTGACAAATGAGACAGAGAATATCTTCCGCGTACCGAAGAGTCTGATCGTGCAGGAGGATGTCAGCAAATTTAATGCAACTTCTCTTGAAGCCCGCGATATCAAGATCAAGATCACGAAGATCGATATTCCGGTAGCATTCGGTAGTGCCTTCGAAGGCGAGATCATCCGTAAGGGTGATATGCAGGTGGAATTCGACGGCTCCAGAGTGGATTGCTGTGAGCTGGTGCAGACCAAAGAACTGGCTGAAGTGGAAGACCATCACTTTGAGCTGATCGGTAAAGACTTCGATGAATTCGAAGTGGGAAGCAAGCACAGCATCGCATACGTGGTGGAAGTTGCAGGAAAAAATATGCAGCCTGACTTTGAGCCTGTATTTGAGCGTAAATTCCATAACTATGTAAACTGTATCGAGGGCGTTATGCATACAGGACAGAGAGATATGATCCGTGTCCGTATCAGCAAAGATGCATTCAACGCAGGATTCCGTGCAAAAGACCTCGCAGAGGTTCTGTATGCAAGAATCAAGAGTGAATTTGATGCCGTTGTTGACAAATGTCAGGTGAAGATCTACACGAATGATGAAGACTGTACAAAGATCCGTCATGAACTGGCGATCCCTGCATTTGATAAACGTGATGAGAGAATCGGAAATATGACGGATGAATCCGTAGGCGTATACTACAGCTGTATCATGTGCCAGGCATTCTCACCGTCTCACGTATGTGTGGTAACTCCGGAGAGACTGGGACTTTGCGGTGCCGTTTCATGGCTGGATGCGAAAGCAACCAACGAGCTGGATCCTGCAGGACCATGTCAGGTTATCACGAAAGAGAAAGTGATCGATGAGCGTATCGGTGAGTACGAAGACGTCAACGAAGCAGTTCGTAAGTTCTCACAGGGCGCGCTTCAGGATGTATCCCTGTACTCCATCATGGAAAAACCGATGACATCCTGCGGATGCTTCGAGTGTATCTGTGGTATTGAGCCGTTCTCCAACGGCGTATGTATCGCAAACCGTGAGTACGCAGGAATGACTCCTCTCGGAATGACATTCCCTGAACTGGCATCCATGACAGGCGGCGGTGTTCAGACACCAGGCTTCATGGGACATGGTAAACAGTTCATTTCTTCTAAGAAATTCATGAAGGCAGAGGGCGGAATCGAGAGAATCGTATGGATGCCGAAAGAGCTGAAGGATCAGGTTGCGGAGAAACTGAATGCGACAGCGAAAGAGCTTTATGGAATTGACAACTTCACAGATATGATCGGTGACGAGACAATTGCAGAAGATCCGGAAACATTGGTTGCATTTTTGACAGAAAAAGGCCATCCAGCCTTGTCAATGGACCCAATGATGTAG
- a CDS encoding ATP-binding protein — MKIAVTGKGGVGKTTFSATLARLYADEGRNVLAADVDPDANLGLALGFSEEELAEIVPISRMRKLVEERTGATPDNQFYKLNPRVDDIPEKYGRVCNGVRLLVLGTVETGGGGCVCPEHVMLKRIISNLVLRREDVVILDMEAGLEHLGRGTTEGVDCFVVVIEPGARSVQTYRNVKRLAEDLGVAQVRVVANKVRDEEDEAFIRERIPEDDLLGFVHYNTEIIDADRKGCSPYDFSESATDEIRKIKETIDSTIA; from the coding sequence ATGAAAATTGCAGTAACAGGAAAAGGCGGCGTTGGAAAGACAACATTTTCCGCAACACTCGCCAGATTGTACGCGGATGAAGGAAGAAACGTTTTGGCTGCAGATGTCGATCCCGATGCAAACCTGGGGCTTGCCCTTGGTTTCTCGGAGGAGGAACTGGCCGAGATCGTACCGATCAGCAGAATGCGTAAACTGGTAGAGGAGAGGACTGGAGCAACTCCGGATAATCAGTTTTATAAACTGAATCCCAGGGTTGATGATATTCCGGAAAAATATGGACGGGTATGCAATGGAGTAAGGCTTCTGGTGCTGGGAACAGTGGAAACCGGCGGCGGCGGATGTGTCTGCCCGGAGCACGTGATGCTCAAGAGGATTATCAGCAACCTTGTGCTCAGGCGTGAGGACGTAGTAATCCTGGATATGGAAGCAGGACTCGAACATCTTGGCAGAGGGACGACGGAAGGCGTGGACTGCTTTGTCGTTGTCATTGAACCGGGAGCGAGAAGTGTCCAGACGTACCGTAATGTGAAGCGCCTGGCTGAAGATCTCGGCGTAGCGCAGGTGCGTGTCGTTGCCAATAAAGTACGGGACGAGGAAGATGAGGCATTCATCAGAGAGCGTATTCCGGAAGATGACCTGTTAGGTTTTGTTCATTATAATACCGAAATAATTGATGCAGACCGCAAAGGATGCTCACCGTATGACTTCAGTGAGTCTGCAACAGATGAAATCAGAAAAATTAAAGAGACAATTGATTCGACAATTGCCTAA
- the cooS gene encoding anaerobic carbon-monoxide dehydrogenase catalytic subunit, whose amino-acid sequence MSEFKLTTVEEFEAATDRLLETGAKVGADSWQLRVKNQTPHCKFGEQGICCRICSMGPCRITPKAPRGICGCDAHGIVGRNYLKFTAGGAATHSDHGREICHTLYESAADGNYKVKDPDKLIRIAKEWGIETEGKDIYELAHEVAETGLMEYGKPFGTQRFLKRAPQTTQDIWEKEEIAPRAIDREVATSLHMSHMGCSSLPEALVRQSLRAGLSDGWGGSMMGTEFSDVLFGTPKPIDTEANLGVMVEENVNIVVHGHDPSLSEMICEYADDPEMIAYAKEMGAKGITVSGVCCTSNEVAMRRGIPMAGNFLQQENVVLTGACEAIVVDVQCIFPALGPLSKCFHTKFITTSPIAQMPDSEFIRFNSKTAGENAKAIVKAAIDNFKNRKPELVHIPDMKQKATVGYSVEAIVKVLDGVTNTQVDETGTTKPLLECITSGVIRGAVAMVGCNNPKIRPDTAHIELMKKCIANDIIIIASGCSAQAAAKAGLMDKSAKDLCGAGLKRVCELADIPPVLHMGSCVDISRMMILAAELAKDSGLKISQLPVVGCAPEWMSEKAVSIGNYVVSTGIDTFLGVDPYVSGSSEMAELLTGGIRDWVEAAYTVETDIEKLVDLMIERIEEKREALGI is encoded by the coding sequence ATGAGTGAATTCAAATTAACAACTGTAGAAGAATTCGAAGCAGCGACTGATCGACTGCTTGAAACAGGTGCAAAGGTAGGTGCGGATTCCTGGCAGCTGCGTGTGAAAAATCAGACACCGCATTGTAAGTTCGGTGAGCAGGGTATCTGCTGCCGTATCTGTTCCATGGGACCTTGCCGTATTACACCAAAGGCCCCGAGAGGAATCTGCGGATGTGACGCACATGGTATCGTAGGAAGAAACTATCTGAAATTCACTGCAGGCGGAGCTGCTACACATTCAGATCATGGCCGCGAGATCTGCCATACTCTGTATGAATCAGCAGCTGACGGAAACTACAAGGTAAAAGATCCGGACAAACTGATCCGTATCGCAAAAGAATGGGGCATCGAGACAGAAGGAAAAGATATCTATGAGCTGGCTCATGAAGTGGCTGAAACCGGTCTGATGGAATACGGTAAACCGTTCGGAACACAGAGATTCTTAAAGAGAGCGCCTCAGACAACTCAGGATATCTGGGAAAAAGAGGAGATCGCTCCGAGAGCAATCGACCGCGAAGTTGCAACTTCCTTACATATGTCACACATGGGATGTTCTTCTCTGCCGGAAGCACTGGTTCGTCAGTCACTGCGTGCAGGTCTTTCTGATGGCTGGGGCGGTTCCATGATGGGAACAGAGTTCTCTGACGTACTGTTCGGAACTCCGAAGCCAATTGACACAGAGGCTAACCTTGGCGTTATGGTAGAGGAAAATGTCAACATCGTTGTACACGGACATGATCCTTCACTGTCAGAGATGATCTGCGAATATGCAGATGATCCGGAAATGATCGCCTATGCAAAAGAAATGGGAGCAAAGGGAATCACCGTATCCGGTGTGTGCTGTACCTCCAATGAAGTGGCAATGCGCCGCGGTATTCCGATGGCAGGTAACTTCCTGCAGCAGGAAAACGTGGTTCTGACAGGTGCATGTGAAGCAATCGTCGTAGACGTACAGTGTATCTTCCCGGCACTTGGTCCTCTGTCCAAATGTTTCCATACCAAATTCATCACAACTTCTCCGATCGCTCAGATGCCGGACTCTGAATTTATCAGATTTAATTCAAAAACAGCTGGTGAGAATGCAAAAGCGATCGTAAAAGCTGCAATCGACAACTTCAAGAACAGAAAACCAGAACTTGTTCATATCCCGGATATGAAACAGAAAGCAACCGTTGGTTACTCTGTGGAAGCAATCGTAAAGGTTCTGGACGGCGTTACCAATACACAGGTTGACGAGACAGGAACAACAAAACCGTTACTGGAATGTATCACATCCGGTGTTATCCGCGGTGCAGTGGCAATGGTTGGATGTAATAACCCGAAGATCAGACCGGATACCGCTCATATCGAACTGATGAAAAAATGTATTGCAAATGATATCATTATCATCGCATCCGGATGTTCCGCACAGGCTGCTGCAAAAGCGGGTCTGATGGACAAGAGTGCGAAAGATCTCTGCGGCGCTGGCTTGAAGAGAGTTTGCGAACTGGCAGATATTCCTCCTGTACTTCATATGGGATCATGCGTTGATATCAGCCGTATGATGATCCTGGCTGCAGAATTGGCAAAAGATTCAGGTCTGAAGATCTCTCAGCTTCCGGTAGTCGGATGTGCTCCTGAGTGGATGTCAGAGAAAGCTGTATCAATCGGTAACTACGTTGTGTCTACCGGTATCGACACATTCCTCGGAGTTGATCCATACGTTTCCGGTTCTTCCGAAATGGCAGAACTGCTGACAGGCGGAATCAGAGATTGGGTAGAAGCTGCTTATACTGTAGAAACAGATATCGAAAAACTGGTTGATCTGATGATCGAGAGAATCGAAGAAAAACGTGAGGCACTTGGAATCTAG
- a CDS encoding ATP-binding protein gives MAHVIAMAGKGGVGKTTLTGLLIQELCREKKGPVLAVDADANSNLNEVLGVEVDYTLGDIREEVAQAEMAVKSPIPPSMSKADYTEIKFNSALIEEDDFDMLVMGRTQGKGCYCFVNGLLQAQLAKLQNHYPYIVVDNEAGMEHISRGILPSMQTAILVSDCSRRGVQAAGRIAELIRECNMKPKTVGLIVNRAPNGELNEGTREEIEKQGLTLLGIVPQDETVYQYDCDGKPTVELPEDSPVKQAMREIIRKLDL, from the coding sequence ATGGCACATGTAATTGCAATGGCAGGAAAAGGCGGGGTTGGGAAAACGACACTCACGGGACTGCTGATCCAGGAACTCTGCAGAGAGAAAAAGGGTCCGGTCCTTGCAGTTGACGCTGACGCAAACTCTAACCTGAATGAGGTTCTCGGAGTAGAAGTAGATTACACTCTTGGAGATATCAGGGAAGAAGTTGCACAGGCGGAGATGGCAGTGAAAAGTCCGATTCCGCCAAGTATGAGTAAAGCTGATTATACAGAGATCAAATTCAACTCTGCTTTGATAGAGGAAGATGATTTTGATATGCTGGTTATGGGGCGGACGCAGGGAAAAGGCTGCTACTGTTTTGTGAACGGCCTGCTGCAGGCACAGCTTGCAAAACTGCAGAATCATTATCCGTATATTGTTGTGGACAATGAGGCGGGTATGGAACATATCAGCCGCGGAATCCTGCCGAGTATGCAGACAGCCATTCTGGTAAGTGACTGTTCCAGAAGAGGCGTGCAGGCGGCCGGAAGAATCGCTGAACTGATCAGGGAATGTAATATGAAGCCGAAGACGGTTGGCCTGATTGTAAACAGGGCGCCGAATGGGGAACTGAATGAAGGCACCAGGGAAGAGATCGAGAAACAGGGTCTGACGCTCCTGGGAATCGTGCCGCAGGACGAGACCGTTTATCAGTATGACTGCGATGGGAAACCAACGGTTGAACTTCCGGAAGATTCACCGGTTAAGCAGGCGATGAGAGAAATTATCAGAAAACTTGATCTGTAA
- a CDS encoding methylenetetrahydrofolate reductase: MSKRLSEIMEERTILSFEVFPPKTDKGMEKLPDTLDHLYKYNPEYVSCTYGAGGTNVGKNMEVCKLIADADNDTIPVTHFTCIGNTREGVKEQLQNYLDNGIDHMLALRGDLPFGWTGTGGDFAYATDLVAYVRKEFGDKFEIAVAGSPEGHIACRSLEADITFLKQKQDNGADYIMTQLCWDMEQFKYWLDAIREAGITMPIDVGIMPILDMAATINMALSRNGCVMPRELCEIISKNWIFPNPFDKEPFDAAADEKKAAFKEAGKEYTIRQIDEYRACGVNGIHLYALNKWEDVSEIIDRSGICTLV; encoded by the coding sequence ATGAGCAAGAGATTAAGTGAAATTATGGAGGAGCGGACAATACTGTCATTTGAGGTGTTTCCGCCGAAAACAGACAAAGGAATGGAGAAGCTTCCGGATACGCTGGATCATCTTTACAAATACAATCCGGAATATGTTTCCTGTACATATGGCGCAGGCGGTACAAATGTAGGCAAGAATATGGAAGTCTGCAAATTGATCGCTGACGCTGACAATGACACGATTCCTGTGACTCATTTCACCTGTATCGGCAATACCCGTGAAGGAGTAAAGGAACAGCTTCAGAACTACCTGGACAATGGAATTGATCACATGCTTGCTCTGCGCGGTGACCTTCCTTTTGGATGGACAGGCACAGGCGGTGATTTTGCTTACGCAACAGATCTCGTGGCTTACGTTCGCAAAGAATTTGGGGATAAATTTGAGATCGCAGTGGCTGGTTCACCGGAAGGACATATCGCATGCCGTTCACTGGAAGCGGACATCACATTCCTGAAACAAAAACAGGATAACGGGGCAGACTATATCATGACGCAGCTCTGCTGGGATATGGAACAGTTCAAGTACTGGCTGGATGCGATCCGCGAGGCAGGAATCACGATGCCGATCGATGTTGGTATCATGCCGATTCTGGATATGGCGGCTACGATCAACATGGCACTCTCACGCAACGGCTGTGTAATGCCGCGTGAACTTTGCGAGATTATTTCCAAAAACTGGATATTCCCAAATCCGTTCGACAAAGAGCCGTTCGATGCGGCTGCTGACGAAAAGAAAGCTGCATTTAAAGAGGCAGGCAAAGAATATACGATCCGGCAGATTGATGAGTACCGCGCCTGCGGCGTCAACGGTATCCATCTGTATGCACTGAACAAATGGGAAGATGTATCTGAGATTATTGACAGGTCAGGTATCTGTACACTGGTCTGA
- a CDS encoding CooT family nickel-binding protein yields the protein MCLATVFKESDNTVICKNVSRLDVDGDKIIIRDIMGDERVVEGKILMVDLANSVVKLECN from the coding sequence ATGTGTTTAGCTACTGTTTTTAAGGAAAGTGACAATACAGTGATCTGCAAAAATGTCAGCAGACTTGATGTGGACGGTGACAAGATCATTATTCGGGATATCATGGGCGACGAGCGTGTGGTAGAAGGTAAGATCCTCATGGTGGATCTGGCCAACAGCGTGGTAAAGCTTGAATGTAACTGA
- a CDS encoding cobalt transporter — translation MHLVQDENGNSVAHAHGSEHSHCHEHSHECGHSHEHGHECSSCGGDCKNETVALLTYMLQHNEQHAAELEQMAENLKKLGMDDAAKQISEGVSEFQKGNMRLSLALTLVKEQLKEA, via the coding sequence ATGCATTTAGTACAAGATGAAAATGGTAATTCAGTAGCGCATGCCCATGGCAGTGAACACTCTCATTGTCATGAGCATTCTCATGAATGCGGACATTCTCATGAGCATGGACATGAATGTTCTTCCTGTGGCGGTGACTGCAAAAACGAGACAGTTGCGCTTTTAACTTATATGCTGCAGCATAATGAGCAGCACGCTGCAGAATTGGAACAGATGGCGGAAAATCTGAAAAAGCTGGGGATGGATGACGCAGCAAAACAGATTTCCGAAGGCGTTTCTGAGTTTCAGAAAGGAAATATGCGCCTCAGCCTGGCGCTGACACTTGTGAAAGAGCAGTTAAAGGAGGCATAA